The sequence TGAGAATTCTGCGCTTCCCTATCAGCTGAAAGGGCGGCTGTCGGTAAAGGCCACCGACTGGAGCGGGGCCAATTGGAGTATTTATGGTGTGGGGCAGGGCTTCTCGGCCGGCCCCGGTGGAGAGGGGATTCCATCCTTTACGGTCATGATGAAGGGGTACAATTTTGACGAACTGGAGCGGCAGTCCGAGGTGCTCGCCGAAAAGCTGCTGCGGCACAAGCGTATCCAGGAGGTGAACACCAACGAACGGATGGGCTACGGGGAAAGGACCTCTGAGGAGTTTGTCCTGCGGTTTGACCAGCGGCAGCTGGCACTGCAGCGGGTCAACCAGTACGAGGTGATCAACGCATTGGAGGGGGTCTCCAAGCCCACGCGCAGCTCACTTTACCTGAACCTGGACGATACCAACTACGGTGTGATGGTACGGGAGGAAGATTCGGAAGGTTTTTCCCGGTTTGACCTGGAGGAGACCACGCTGATCAGTGGGGAAGACCGGATGTTCAAGGTGTCCAGCTTGGGGACGTTGGAGAAGGAGACCACGACCAACTCCCTGCACAAGGAAGACCGGCAGTACATCCGCAGGGTGGCCTTTGAGTACATGGGCTCACGGAAGTTTGGCAGCGAGTACCTGGAGGAGGTGCTGGAAGAAATGAAGGCCAGTATGCCCATTGGTTATTCGGCTGAGACGTCATCCTACTATTGGGGCTATGACAAGGCCAAGCGGCAATACACCCTGTTGCTGGTACTCATCGTAGCGATTTTCTTTATCTGTGGGGTGCTCTTCGAAAACCTGAAGCAGCCATTCTACATCATTGCCGTGATTCCCATTGCCTTTATCGGGTTGTTTTTGATCTTTTCCCTGTTTGATTTTTACTTTGACCAGGGCGGTTATGCGGCCTTTGTGATGCTGGGTGGCCTGGCGGTGAATGCGGCCATCTTTATCGTCAATGACCTGAACAACCGCAGCAAGGGAAGGTACAACCGCAACGTGCTGAAATCCGTGGCGGGCAAGGCTATTCCAATCCTGCTGACCGTTCTTTCCACTTGTTTTGGCTTGGTCCCTTTTATCATGGAAGGGCAGAATGAGATTTTCTGGTTTTCCCTGGCCATTGGCACCATCGGGGGGCTGGTGTTCAGCATGGTAGGGGTCTTTTTGGCACTGCCGGTGTTTTTGTGGAGGAAAGAATTCAAACAAAAGGCTTGAGATCCGTGACATAGGCCTGAGAAGACGTTCCCGATCGGTTAGTTTTGGGGGTGATTCTTTAAATGATAAAGGGCAAGAATCCTCCCACTGTCACGGTAGAGTCCTTTTGCCAATTGGGTGAAGGGGTTGTTCACCTTGGCGAGCTGGGTGCTGTTTTTTTTAACGCTCGATTAGGAGATCAGGTGGAAAGCTTAAAATACAATATTGCCCTTCTTCTCATCGATTGAAAAACTTAGCATTCGGTAATCTAATTGACTCCCTCCATAGACAAAGCCTCTTTAGCTACAATCTTATCCAATTGCTCATGAAAAAGGTCTACCATGCCTAAATTGGCCAATGATTTAGCACGTTGATGTTTTAATATATATGCCATAAAATGTTTGTTGTTCAAGGATGTGGTATCCAAATGATTGGTTTTGTAAAAGGAATTGGTAGGGTCATGTAATACGGGGTAAGGGAAAGACATTTTTTCTAGTTCTTTTTTAAGGGTTTCTTTATCCTTCCCGGTGAAATAAAAAATGAATGTTATTTCTGGATATTTTTCTTTCGTTTCATCCCACCTAAATACTTTTGAAAATGGAACGAGCATAAGCTTATCATAATTGAAATATACCACCACTTGATTATCACAATCAAAACAAATTTCATTTGAGCTTCCTTTAGCCGTAACAATGTCTAGGTTTTCTGGAAGGGTTAAAGGTTCATTTGCTTTTTTGCAAGCAATGGTGAAAAACATAAACAGTATTAAGTAGAATGAACGAAGGAAGACCATGTAATTAGGAAGTTAATGTCATTGAAATAAGGATTGGATAATCAAACGCTTTTTTTGGAAGGGAGAACGTTTCGGATCCCCCTGCTTCTTTTAGGTATTGCTCAAGGATACTACGGTAGGTAATGAAGAGCAGGTTGTCCTTATCATCTATACCGACAGGATGAAAGAGCCATGGCGTTTTTGCATCTGTGATACTAACTTTAACAGGGCTGCCTTTATGATCTATCAGAAGAAGTTCTTTTTCTACTCCGTTAGTGCCTTGAATCATACATTCCGCCAATGTTAGGTTGTGTCCGCGGTAGACACCGATAATATTTCCGAAACCTTTTTCATTTAACTTTGGAAAGCTCTCCATAATGTCCGATTTCCAAAACCATTTGGGGATTGCATAGGCACCAAAATCAATTTTCATTACTTGGTGTAAGGAATCGTGCTCATAGGTAAGAATATGGTCGCTAAATGATTCTATAATGAAAAGCTCATTGCCCTGTTTATAAAAATTCCGTTCGCTCATAGGCAGTAGTTTTCCACTGTAGTCATTGGGTAAGTAGGTGCCTTCGAGGTTGCCTTTGTTGGATAGTTTGATGATCCTGTTTTGGACGAAGGGGGAATTATAACCTCCATAAAGGAGGTATTTACCATTAGGAAGTTTGGTGAATGATGTAGCAATGTAATTTACCTCAAATTTTTGAATGGGATTTTCATCGATTTGATAAATGGCGACTTTATCACCCGCACCGGAGAGTACAAAGAGTTCATCATCCTCACTTACGTGAAAATCGATTATGGAGGGAACTTGGTCAGGACCTTCTCCTTCTTCTATGGCCGCACCCAGATACTTGCCAGATTGATGGAATACCTGAATGCTCTTTTGTTTCGCTTCTTCGTCCATGATAAAGATCTTTTGATTAGAGAAGCGTATTCTTAATTTTAAACCCATCAGGTTTTCAGAAGTGGTCTCTAACCCCTTAGCTTCGGCCAATGTTAGTTTAGTATGTCTCACTTCTTTAATATTTTCCAAGGATATCGAAGTCATCGATGCTTTATCATCACTCTCCTTGGTACAGGCTATCAATAGAAAATAGGATATTACGATAAAAAACTTTCGCATGGCCAAAAGTAGCATGGTTGATGTTTAATAAAACTATCAAAATAGTTTTAAAACTAAAAGCTTTTTAATTTGTTTTATTTATCTTGTGCACCAATTGGCTGTTGATTTGCAGTCGAGTTATATATCCATAGTAATCGTGCTGAAGCAGTGTAGGTTATGTGCTGCTAAAATCTCTAAAAGTGAATCAGATGAAATTAAATACGTTTATATACAGTTTGGCAGTGTTGGCCAGTTTGGGGGCCTGTGGGAAGACCGAGAAAAAGGCCGCTGGACCTACTGTCAAAGTGGAGTTGGAAGTGGTAGATTCCTTAGTGGTGGACGAACTGGAACCTTTGGTAATGGATGATCACCGAAGTGACTTGGGGTACTTTATGCTTCGCAATAGGAAAGGGCGGCAGCCGCTATTGGTGGATGAACAGGGGACGGTGATCCGGGAATTTGATATTTTGAACGAAGGGCCTGATGGGATTGGTACTTTCGGGGCAGGGTACAGGCTGCTCAATGACACCAGTTGGATAGCCCAAAACCTGATGCAGGGATATTATGTATTTGACTATCAAGGAAACCGAAAGCAGCATCTACCGGCTCAATGGGCTGGCATGTTTTCGATCTCCATCTATACCAACCGTACGACATTCAATCCTTATATGAAAGACGGTAAAGCCTATATCTTGGGTGAGGAGCAAAATGCATTCGATCACAAAGCCATAAGCGCCAAGGAGCTAGGGAGTGGGTTTTATGACCAAGCGAAGACCATTTTCAACTATGATATCACCAGAGGGGATTTCAAATTGCTCACCACCTTTCCGGATGCTTGGGTGCCCAAATCAGAAGGGCGTTATGTGGGGCCATCATTTCCCCTCGTGACCATTAACCGAAAAAGCATGAAGATGGCCTTGTTGCCTACTGTCGGGAATCAATTGTTTATTTACGACTATTCGGGAAATGAACCGGTTTTAGAAGATACCGTCTCACTGACCCATCGATTTCGACCTGAGGCGGCTCCAGATGCGGATTTGGATGCAGCAAAATGGCTGGATGACTATCCCCTATTTACTGATTTAAGGGTGTGCGGTGACGGTTTTTTGGTAGGATTTTATACTAGGGTTCCTGCGGAAATAGTAAAAGAGCTCCGAGCCAAAAGTGAGGAATATTATAAATTACCTGAAACAAAAGAGGCAAATGAAAAGTACGCGAAGCCGTATTATATGCTTGTCCAAGGAGGAAAACAAGTGGGGGTGATCGATAAATTACCTGTGCACGGTGTGATTGACTTTGCGGATGAAGATGGCTTTATCTATGTCAATGACAATCAGGATCCGGAGGTAGAGCGGGATTATAATGTGTTTTATAAGTTGAAAGTGAAATAGGAAGGGTCGCACCTGCCAAAGGGTGGTCTTTTCGACCCATAAATTAAGATGGGGCATTACCTTGGTGAAAAAAACTTTTATTGGTGATTTCGGTGGTATAATTGAAGAATATGTAAATAATCGGCTTGAATCTATTTGTATATGGCCTAAAATAAGTCCCGCAAACGGTTTCGGTTTGAAAATATGAAAAAGTTATCGTTTTTACTGTATTGTTGCTAAAATGTTAATTGTAAATATTTTTTATTGTTGAATTTGTAATAACCGATTCTCTTTTTTACGTTTGAAGTATAATCACGTGATTCATTAATTAATAGTACCTGCCCAAAATAATTAGCCTCAGAAAATCCGATGTATTCATCGGGAGGTTTTTACAAGAGTTAGATTGTTAACCCTTTAATCATTAAAACCATGAGATTAATTATTGTAACATTGTTGGCCTTGAGCATTTCATTTAGTGCTACGGCCGTAACCGCAGGTCACACTGACCTCAAGAAAGAAGAAAAAGAAGCTAAGGCGGTCCTTGAAAAAATCGGGGACAAAAAAGTTCAGCTTAAGTTTTTGACCGAACCGAAAGGGAATATCCTGGTAAGGATCAAAGATGCTGATAGTGGAGTGATCTTTAAAGAGATCATCAAGACAGAAAAAGAATTTAAAAAGAACTACGATCTATCTGCACTGGCAGAGGGGGATTATGAATTTGAAGTATTCACCCGCCAGGATGGCACGATCAACAATTTTGAAATCACACTTGGTGAGGAAAAATCTGCTGGATCAAACTATTTTACGAAAGTAAAAGTCATTGATGCCAAAAAGGTTGCCTTGCTGGTCAAAGCCCAGGGAGCGAACAAGAAATATGTTCGTATTTTGGATGACGGCCATGTGATCTTTGAAGACACTTTCGAGGGAAATAAATACGGGAAATTATTCACTTTCGAAAGAGTAGCGTCTCTAGATGACCTTGTTTTCGAGGTGAGGGACGAAAAAGGAGTCGGAGAATACCTCTCTGCGCTCTAAACCCAACTTCTTAGCTAAGAAATTTAGGACTGCCTGCTTAGGTAGTCCTTTTTTTGTACCGTAAAGCCTTGTCATTTGGGAAGATTATGGTTCAAGTCGAAAAGTTGGGGGATAGCCTATTTCGATGGGTAAATATTTTTTTGCCAACTTTGGTTCTATTTGGCCACGGATGAATGCTGATAAACACAGATAGAATGCTTAAGAAATGGCAAATCCATGTTCATATCTTTTATCCGCGGCTTACATGACTTTAAACATTTACGATGCCCATGCTTTTGGCCATGAAGAGGACTTCTCGGCAAACCTTGGATTTATCCAGTCCACAGATGAAATAGCATCCTTTTAAATAAAGCTGCCCCCATAAATATTACTTGATGCCTTGTTTTATTATTAAAACGTCATAGCGAGCCCTTTTAGGAGGATGTGGGTTGGAAGGGTGTAGCAATCCCTGATGCTAAGACTGCCGCGGCTCCCTTCCCAAATCTCCTAAGTTTCTTTGCCAAGCTTGTGTTATGCTGGTTGGTGATCATGGAAGTAGCATGCTCGTCTTATCCAAGAGAGACGATCCCTAAGTGCTCCATGTATTTCTTCATGTTTGTAGGGAAGGATAGTTCGTGCCGTAATGATGGTCGGCATCAGAAAGGGTGTTGGTTTCGGGGTCGAATTTCAACCTAAATAATAGGGATTGACATGAAAGTGGTAAATGATGGTTGTATTTTAGGTCGTTAACCTTGGTTTTGTGGTAGTGTATTTATGCAATCGTTTGAAATGGATGCCGCATTTTGATGCTGAAATTTATTTTTCAAAAAATTTAATTTACATTAATATTTTTCTTTGTCGGGATTTGGTAAAATTATATTTCGAATTTAAAATGATCTCGCTTAGGTCTGTGAATCAATTTTAAAAATGCGATATAATTAATGTTTTGATGTAAATATTATCGAATCGTTAATATTAAATATTTTTCATTGAGTATTTGGTAATTATATCGATCCTGTATTACATTTGTAGTGTAATCAAAAACCAAAAGCAATTACACGCCCAAAATAATTAAGCTCAAAAAAACTAAACACCTGGAAAGCCAAAGAGGCTGAAGGGACAAAAGAAATCTAAAAACTCTATAAAATTTTCTAGTTATGAGATTAATTATTGCAACACTAGTAGCGTTCTGTATTTCAGTAAGTACATTCGCGAAGACAGGATCTGACCTGGACGAGAAAACCGTTAAAATCGAGAAAGTAGGAGACAAGAAAGTAGAATTGAAGTTCATGGCTGTGCCTACCGGCAAAGTACTGGTAAGAATCAAAGACCAGAACAGTACCGTGATCTATAAGGATATCATCTCAAGTGATAAGCTATTTGCTAAGAAATATGACCTTACCGCTCTAGAGGATGGTGAGTACAACTTTGAAGTGTTTACTCCAGAGCAAGGAACTATCCAAAACAAGGACCTTTTTGTAGGAACCAAAAGAGTTAAGGCTGATTACTTTACTAAAGTGAAGGTATTGGATGAGAACAATGTAGCTTTCTTGTTGAAGTCTTCAGATGATAGCAAAAAGTTCGTAAGAATCATCGACCAAGGAAATGTGATCTTCGAAGAAACGTTTGAAGGTGACAAATTCGGTAAAGTATTTAAATTCGAAAAAGTAGCTTCTTTGGACGATTTGGTATTCGAAGTAAGAAACGAATCAGGAGACGGAGAATACATTTCTGCCCTGTAAGCAAACATATTTAATAGACGAAAAAGGGTGTTTCCTACTGTTGGAAGCACCCTTTTTTTATTTTTTATTCAGAAGAAATGTAAAGTGCATTTTCAAGATTACCGATAATGGTCAGGTAAAGGTCACGATTTCTGTCTAAATTGTCCGGTTCAATTTCAACCGTCCCATTTCCATTGCCGTCCATGGCTAAAGTCAAGTCCACGTTTTCCAGTAATCGATTTAAATCGAAATTAAGAAAAACTTCTTGATCACCTGAAATACTGATGGCTCCCGAGGCGGCCACTGCAGCGAGCATTTCCTCGGTATCTGTATGGATGGACATCAACTGGTTATTGACATTCCCTTCTATTTTTAAAGTTTTTCCATACATGGGATTGGTTTCGGTAAGCTCAGTGTCCTGTTTAAACTGAAGGGTGATCCCTGTATAGTCTCCTTGTTTCAGGTTTACCGTTCCCATTGCTTTGGTCATGGGTAGGGCACTTTCTATTATGCTAAGACCGACGATTGACTGCTGCTCGAGTGGTATGGCGGCGGAAGTGGTGGTTTCACCTGATCCTTGCAGGCTAACATTGGCAATACTCAGTGCTGTGCTGATGATATTGGCTCCTGCGATGGTCCTGGCATTTTCTTCTGGATTGCTTTCCTCCAGGGCACTGTTTTCGGCGATAGCCCGGGCTTTTACATTTACAGTTGCGGTGGGCATTTCGTCCTGATCTTCATTGGTGCAGGAAAAGAATCCGAGTGTTCCAGCGGTCCATAGTCCGATGAATAATAAGTGCTTTTTCATAATCTCATTAATAGTTGGTTTGTCAGCAGTAGCATCCAAGCAGAATGCCAATAGTGTCTTTATGCGATCCAAAGCGGTAAAAAGCCTTCTATGGCGGTATAGGCGTGGTGATAAAGGACTGTGAATTTCTACATGCCGACTTTAATGCAGGAATTTGTGGTGCTTTTGGATAATGTGTGGAGCATTTTTTTAGGGACGTGCGGAAGGTTTTGTGTCAGAATAGAACATTCATGTGTTCGGAATAGTACAGTTATGAACGGGCAATGGGTTGAAATTCAGTCGAGTGTGTTATGAAAAAAATATTTTTTGAAATTTCTTTTTTCATCACAATACAATAATACCGGCAGGGCCGAAAGTCGTGAAATCCCGAAAAACTGTATTGTTACCGATCATTTCTCCGAACACCTTGTTGATTTTGATACACTTTTGGTCCAGAAATCAGATGCCAATATCCGTTGATTTATGATATTTTAATGTTTTGATGATTTTTTGAGTGACGTTTTTTGCCGTGCCAAAGGGAGAAAAATAGTTGTGGTATGCGATTCGTATGTAGGAAATCACAAACACAATCAAATTTTAATCTTACAATTAACATAACAAATACCGTCATGAAAGCATTATTCACATCCGTTTTTGTATTAGGAATGATTTTCCTCGCCAATGCATCTGCTAACCCAGATACTTTGGTAAAAAAAGAAAGTTTAATGGCCAATACCATGGTAGAGGCTACCGATAAGCACGTTGCAGTGACACTGGGTGCACCGGTGGGAAAAGTTAAGATCTACATTTTGAATGAAGATGATAAGATCTTGGCTGTCAATAAATATAGAGCAAATCAAGCCCTGAAGATTCCTTATAACTTGGATGATCTTCCAGAAGGAGCTTATAAGATCAAAATCAAAACCAAGGATGAAGAAATCACTTATGAGGTGCTGACGGAAGAAAAAAAGGTGGTCATGGACATGCCAATCGTAGCCTACGGCCGTGCCAAGGACCAACACACCATTAACCTGAAAGTATTAGGGATCAAGGTGCCGGGTACACAGGTGGACATTTTCGATGAGTCCAACAAGCGCATTGCCTCTGATGAGGTGAATGTGGAAGAGGGTTTCGAACGAAACTATCGTTTTACCAACAGAGACGTAGAAGGCCTTTATGTGCGGATAAAGGATGCCCAAGGGAGAAAGAAGTATATTTATTTCTAAGATCCCACAAATTAGCATAGGTTTGGGCATAGGGCTGTCAATACGTGACAGCCCTTTTTCTATGTTATGAAACGAAGGGCCTTGAGTTATACTTTTTCCCTAAGCTGGCTGCTATACTCTTTGACGGTATTGATGAATACCTTTACTTTTTCGGGGTCGATATCTGGATATACGCCATGGCCCAGGTTAGCGATGTGCCGCCCCGTGCCAAATTGGTCCAGCATCCTTTTCGTAGCTGCTTCCACCTCGGCAGCGGAGCCGTACAGTGCAGCAGGATCAAGGTTGCCCTGAAGGGTCTTTTGGTCGCCGATAAGTCTTCTGGATTCGGCAATGCCCATGTTCCAGTCCAGCCCGATGGTTTCACAGTTCAGTTTGGCCATCTCCTCTCGTGCAAAGAATGCGCCTTTGGCAAATACCGTTACGGGCACTTCTGTGATGGCGTCACAGATTTGAGAAATGTATTTTAGGGCATATTTTTGATAATGGTCTGGCGGTAAAATGCCTGCCCAGCTGTCAAAGATCTGGACAATATCCGCTCCGGCAGCAATTTGTGCTTTCAGGTAATTGATAGTGGACTTGGTAATCATGTCCAGCAGACGCTCGGCAAGTACTGGCTCCTGGTATAGCATGGCGCGGGATTTTGAGAAGGTCTTACTTCCTGATCCTTCGACCATATAGGCAAAAATCGTCCATGGGGCTCCTGCAAAGCCAATCAAGGGCACACGTCCATTCAAGGCTTTTTTGGTGATTTTGATGGCCTCGATGACATAGCTCAGGTCGTCTACGCCATCGGCTATTCTTAATTTGTTGAGGTCTGCTGCCGAAGAAACGGTTTGGGGGAATTTAGGCCCTCGCTTTTCGATCATCTCATAGGGCAGTCCCATGGCTTCCGGAATGACCAATATGTCCGAAAAGATAATGGCCGCATCCACGCCCAGCAAATCCACCGGTTGTAAGGTGACTTCTGCCGCCAGCGCTGGGGTCTGGGCGAGTTCGATAAACCCGCTGACACTGCTTCGTACTTCCCGGTATTCGGGCAAAATCCTGCCGGCCTGGCGCATGAGCCAAACGGGGGTGCGTTCCACCTGCTCGCCGCGGGCCGCTCTCAATAACAAGTCGTTCTTCAATTGCATGGCGCAAAGATAGTTGATTGCGCTAAATTATACGAACTGTACAGGGGAAATGGATGTAGCTGGTTTTTTAAAAGTGTAAATTAACGTCAGGTTGGGGTGAATCGGTATATCAAACCGCCTCGCTTGTCATTCTGAACACTTGCCTGTCTGGCAGTCGAGGTCCAACGTCTAGCTTTCGACTTTAGTTTATCCTGAGCTAGCCTGTACTGAGCTTGTCGAAGTGAAGAGCTCAGGCTGACATCATTTTTAAAGGCGATTTCCCTGCAGGGAGCACAGAGAATTTTTTAGGGGGCTTCCTTTTTTTTGCCCAAGCATTATCTACCGTTGATTTAATTGAAATGTAGTTGGCCTTAGTGCCCTCAGTGTTCCTCCGGGGTTAATTTAAGTATCCCCCAGAAATATTGCTTGGTTATGGGGCATGTTTTGGGAAATAAGAAAGCCACCGAAAGTGATTTCGGTGGCTTTGATATCAAAGTCGTTTTTTTAATTACTTTTTGATTTTCACAAAGTCACTTTCTTCTATATCCAAGAATTCCATCGTGGCATCATAATCCGAGAAATCCATTCTGGCGTTGGCGCTGAACAAATCCGATGGCACAATGACTACCCTAAACAGTAAATTGTTGGTCCAATAAGTTTCTAATTGTGCAAAATCTATAGGTGAGTTGTCCATAAAAATGCTGAATGAACTAGGTGTATGGTCAAAATTGTAAACTAAAGTACCTTGTTCCAGGTAGAAGGTTTGCGGTAGCAACCTCCAAGCATTTCTGTTGTCATATACCGGCGATGCTTCATTCATATAAATTAGAATAGCATCTCCTTCTTCAATAGGTGGATCCAGATCAAATAGCTCTGAATAGGCGTTTTCATTATTAAATGAAACCTCTACTTCAAAAGTTTCGCCTACAAATAATCCACCTGGCTCACCCGGAGGTCCCTGAGGCCCTGGAGGTCCTTCACAACCTTGTATCATCAGGGTGGTCGCTACAAATAAAAACAAAAATAGTCTTCTCATATTTGAGGGGGTTAGTGTCACAATATTCTTATTAGACGGTCATTTCGGAAATATGTTTTATATCCTTCTTTAAGATCGCCTATAAAATTCATTTTACCAAAATCATACCAAAAAGCACTGATGGATTATTTCTTTTTGGCAATAGGGGCCCAGACTTGGACATGGTCTGGCTGGAGCAGACGGTCGATAAAGATTCCTTGCAGCTTGATTTCATGCGTTTCGGCATAATCCTGCAGGTCCGATTTGATGGTTTCGGGCCTCGGCATGACCAGCTTGTGATAATGAAGGTCTGCTACTAGGAATTGTTCTGCCGTGATCACCTGTTCTTCCCATGTGGGCTTTGTGGTGCCTTTTACTTGGTCCAGCCCCACGAAGACACTCATGGTGTCCAGTTTACCGGCAGGCTCTACATAATAAATGGTATGTAAAATGGCCTCAGGAGCATCCTTCATGGCTGCTTCTACGGTTTTGAAAGTGTTTTTTAAGCCTTCATCCTGTGGTGTGCCCTTATACGTGAGTCCGTAAAGGCGCAGGTTTTCCTGCTGCTTTACGGCAATGGGATAGTCCTTAAAACCGCCCAAGTAAGCAAAGATGCTAAACCCTAGTGCTGCCAATATACCGACGACAATTAATGTTTTCTTCATGTTCTAATTACTTGATTGTACTGCACCTTATTGAGTCGGAGACTCACCGTTAAGGGGTGCCGGGGGTAGAGACTCGGCACAACAGTACTACTCTGTTTCAATTCTCAAGTCTTACATCTAGCGTCTTGATACTGCTATCTCGCTACTAGAAATGGTATCTGTTGCCTATTCCGCTCAGGGCTCCCTGCCAAAAGAATTCATGGCTGTTATACTGCCTACCCTGTACTACGTGCCAAATACCTCCGTTATCCCGTTGTCTCTGTCTATTCATTTTAGTCAGAGACTCACCGTTAAGGGGTGCCGGGGGCAGAGCCCCGGCACAACAGTACTACTCTGTTTCAATTCTCAAGTCTTATATCTAGCGTCTTGATACTGCTATCTTGCCACTAAAAATGGTATCTGGCGCCTATTCCGCCCTGGAGCTTGACATGACCGGGGCGGTCGGCGATTTCCATCATCAGGCCGAGCTCAGCAAAAACGCTGATGGGCTGGTCTTCGAAATAATACTCACCTCCACCGAATACTTCGAGCCCAAAGTCGATATTGTCCTTGTTTTCATAGCGCACCATGGTGGCATCAGGAGATTCTTGGTAGGCATAATCTACATTGATGCTTCTGAACTGCAATCCACCTCCGCCAAAAGCGAGCAGTGTGCCTTCCGTAATGTCAAATTCTGCCGTAATGTCTTCATGATAGGCCACGCGACCGTTCAAGGAGATACCTCCTCCAGCGCTGTGGTTG comes from Echinicola vietnamensis DSM 17526 and encodes:
- the hemE gene encoding uroporphyrinogen decarboxylase, coding for MQLKNDLLLRAARGEQVERTPVWLMRQAGRILPEYREVRSSVSGFIELAQTPALAAEVTLQPVDLLGVDAAIIFSDILVIPEAMGLPYEMIEKRGPKFPQTVSSAADLNKLRIADGVDDLSYVIEAIKITKKALNGRVPLIGFAGAPWTIFAYMVEGSGSKTFSKSRAMLYQEPVLAERLLDMITKSTINYLKAQIAAGADIVQIFDSWAGILPPDHYQKYALKYISQICDAITEVPVTVFAKGAFFAREEMAKLNCETIGLDWNMGIAESRRLIGDQKTLQGNLDPAALYGSAAEVEAATKRMLDQFGTGRHIANLGHGVYPDIDPEKVKVFINTVKEYSSQLREKV
- a CDS encoding 6-bladed beta-propeller; the encoded protein is MLLLAMRKFFIVISYFLLIACTKESDDKASMTSISLENIKEVRHTKLTLAEAKGLETTSENLMGLKLRIRFSNQKIFIMDEEAKQKSIQVFHQSGKYLGAAIEEGEGPDQVPSIIDFHVSEDDELFVLSGAGDKVAIYQIDENPIQKFEVNYIATSFTKLPNGKYLLYGGYNSPFVQNRIIKLSNKGNLEGTYLPNDYSGKLLPMSERNFYKQGNELFIIESFSDHILTYEHDSLHQVMKIDFGAYAIPKWFWKSDIMESFPKLNEKGFGNIIGVYRGHNLTLAECMIQGTNGVEKELLLIDHKGSPVKVSITDAKTPWLFHPVGIDDKDNLLFITYRSILEQYLKEAGGSETFSLPKKAFDYPILISMTLTS